A stretch of the Actinotalea sp. JY-7876 genome encodes the following:
- a CDS encoding sensor histidine kinase: MERSPAVASRPADDVVLGPVGTAPGAVEPPAPSAVDPDMAGWQRPGPTAEQLRGDLLVAACLFLGSVLSMALLRTAGIYDEPAAGWLSVLCLALGTLPLAVRRRWPAAVTVLVATAFVLAGELSVPETLFLNISLFMALYTVGAWTADRRRAAVVRAGVVTAMLIWLVYSIFRAATDPDSLPGLSRAGAFSPFVAYMLIQLLTNVLYFGGAVWFGEHSWTSARDRARTAYRGRLLQLERRVVERQAVALERLRIARELHDAVAHHVSVMGVQAGAARALQASDPARAAVALEHVEESARQAITELQGLLGTLREVPAEGVTSGGVAVVGPGARDSVGSLTVERIPDLVAQSSEIGLPATFQVVGDPVPLPPLVSLNLYRIAQEALTNSRKHGGVGARADVRLRYLGDAVELEVADDGAGTRRGPVASSGLGLVGMRERVAADGGTLDARPRSRGGFLVRARIPLDAASASTGREAS; this comes from the coding sequence GTGGAACGCTCCCCGGCCGTCGCGAGCCGACCTGCCGACGACGTGGTCCTGGGCCCCGTCGGGACCGCGCCCGGGGCCGTCGAGCCGCCGGCGCCGTCCGCCGTCGACCCCGACATGGCCGGCTGGCAGCGACCGGGGCCGACGGCCGAGCAGCTGCGCGGGGACCTGCTCGTGGCGGCCTGCCTCTTCCTCGGCTCCGTGCTCAGCATGGCGCTGCTGCGCACGGCGGGCATCTACGACGAGCCGGCGGCGGGCTGGCTGTCGGTGCTCTGCCTCGCGCTCGGGACCCTGCCGCTCGCGGTGCGCCGCCGGTGGCCCGCCGCCGTCACCGTGCTCGTCGCGACCGCCTTCGTCCTCGCGGGGGAGCTGAGCGTCCCCGAGACGCTGTTCCTCAACATCTCGCTCTTCATGGCGCTCTACACGGTCGGGGCGTGGACCGCGGACCGGCGCCGCGCCGCGGTGGTCCGCGCCGGGGTCGTCACCGCGATGCTGATCTGGCTGGTCTACAGCATCTTCCGCGCCGCGACGGACCCGGACTCCCTGCCCGGGCTGTCCCGGGCCGGCGCCTTCTCGCCGTTCGTCGCCTACATGCTCATCCAGCTGCTGACGAACGTCCTCTACTTCGGCGGCGCGGTGTGGTTCGGCGAGCACTCGTGGACGTCGGCGCGCGACCGGGCGCGCACGGCCTACCGTGGTCGCCTGCTGCAGCTCGAGCGGCGGGTGGTCGAGCGCCAGGCCGTCGCGCTCGAGCGGCTGCGCATCGCGCGCGAGCTGCACGACGCCGTCGCGCACCACGTCTCCGTCATGGGCGTCCAGGCCGGCGCGGCGCGCGCGCTCCAGGCCTCCGACCCCGCGCGCGCCGCGGTCGCCCTCGAGCACGTCGAGGAGTCGGCGCGGCAGGCCATCACCGAGCTCCAGGGCCTGCTCGGCACGCTGCGCGAGGTGCCCGCGGAGGGCGTGACCTCGGGAGGGGTCGCCGTCGTGGGCCCCGGCGCGCGCGACAGCGTCGGCTCGCTCACGGTCGAGCGCATCCCGGACCTCGTCGCGCAGTCGAGCGAGATCGGCCTGCCCGCGACGTTCCAGGTGGTCGGCGACCCCGTCCCGCTGCCCCCGCTCGTCTCGCTGAACCTCTACCGCATCGCCCAGGAGGCGCTGACGAACTCCCGCAAGCACGGCGGCGTCGGCGCGCGTGCGGACGTCCGGCTGCGGTACCTGGGCGACGCCGTCGAGCTCGAGGTGGCCGACGACGGCGCCGGTACGCGCCGGGGGCCCGTCGCCTCGTCCGGCCTCGGCCTGGTGGGGATGCGTGAGCGCGTCGCGGCCGACGGCGGGACCCTCGACGCCCGCCCGCGCAGCCGCGGCGGCTTCCTCGTCCGCGCGCGCATCCCGCTCGACGCCGCGTCCGCGTCCACCGGCCGGGAGGCCTCGTGA
- a CDS encoding ABC transporter ATP-binding protein, translated as MLRLDGIRRSFGDRLVLDDVGFAVERGRLTGFVGGNGAGKTTTMRIILGVLSADGGTVTLDGASLSDEARRHFGYMPEERGLYPKMKAAEQLAYLARLHGYDRRTADARARDLLERLDLGPRADDALEDLSLGNQQRVQIAAALVHDPEVLILDEPFSGLDPLAVDTVVSVLAETAARGVPVLFSSHQLDVVERLCDDVVVIAGGRIAAAGPRDELRESFAEPRYEIDSAGDLGWLRTEPGVAVVEFDGGWARFDADEQAAQRVLRTALDQAPVRAFTPVRPTLAEIFRDIVRDEAEPEAGPDAADATPTLRTESEPAR; from the coding sequence ATGCTCAGGCTGGACGGCATCCGACGGTCCTTCGGCGACCGCCTCGTGCTCGACGACGTCGGCTTCGCGGTGGAGCGCGGCCGCCTCACCGGTTTCGTCGGTGGCAACGGCGCCGGCAAGACCACCACGATGCGGATCATCCTCGGCGTGCTGTCGGCCGACGGCGGCACGGTGACCCTCGACGGTGCGTCGCTCAGCGACGAGGCCCGGCGGCACTTCGGGTACATGCCCGAGGAGCGCGGCCTCTACCCCAAGATGAAGGCGGCGGAGCAGCTCGCCTACCTGGCCCGGCTGCACGGCTACGACCGGCGCACCGCCGACGCCCGCGCCCGTGACCTGCTCGAGCGCCTGGACCTGGGCCCGCGCGCGGACGACGCGCTCGAGGACCTGTCGCTGGGCAACCAGCAGCGCGTCCAGATCGCCGCCGCCCTGGTCCACGACCCCGAGGTCCTCATCCTCGACGAGCCCTTCTCGGGCCTCGACCCCCTCGCGGTCGACACGGTCGTCTCCGTGCTCGCCGAGACGGCGGCCCGCGGCGTGCCGGTGCTGTTCAGCTCGCACCAGCTCGACGTCGTCGAGCGGCTGTGCGACGACGTCGTGGTCATCGCCGGCGGCCGGATCGCCGCGGCCGGCCCGCGCGACGAGCTGCGCGAGTCCTTCGCGGAGCCGCGCTACGAGATCGACTCGGCCGGGGACCTCGGCTGGCTCCGGACCGAGCCGGGGGTCGCCGTCGTCGAGTTCGACGGTGGCTGGGCCCGGTTCGACGCCGACGAGCAGGCGGCGCAGCGCGTGCTGCGCACCGCTCTCGACCAGGCGCCCGTGCGCGCGTTCACGCCGGTGCGCCCCACCCTCGCGGAGATCTTCCGCGACATCGTCCGCGACGAGGCGGAGCCCGAGGCCGGGCCCGACGCCGCCGACGCGACCCCGACCCTGCGCACCGAGAGCGAGCCGGCCCGATGA
- a CDS encoding response regulator transcription factor, whose protein sequence is MSRPAFRVLLVDDQELVRAGIGTILGLQPDLEVVGEAGTGREGVELARALRPDVVCMDVQMPDMDGLEATRLLTADPEVHAGVLILTTFHREDYLAEALEAGASGFLLKNSRPEQLVAGVRAVAAGDALLAPEVTRAVIARAVRVRREAGPAATRGPSPQVAGLTEREREVLVLMGRGLTNDEIAAELVLGRATVKTHVSNVLMKLSLRDRVQAVVFAYEHGLVGG, encoded by the coding sequence GTGAGCCGGCCCGCCTTCCGCGTCCTGCTCGTGGACGACCAGGAGCTCGTGCGCGCCGGCATCGGCACGATCCTCGGCCTCCAGCCGGACCTCGAGGTGGTGGGCGAGGCAGGCACCGGGCGCGAGGGCGTGGAGCTCGCCCGCGCCCTGCGGCCCGACGTCGTCTGCATGGACGTGCAGATGCCGGACATGGACGGGCTCGAGGCGACCCGGCTGCTGACGGCGGACCCCGAGGTCCACGCGGGCGTGCTCATCCTCACGACCTTCCACCGCGAGGACTACCTGGCCGAGGCGCTCGAGGCGGGGGCCTCGGGCTTCCTGCTCAAGAACTCCCGACCCGAGCAGCTCGTCGCCGGCGTGCGCGCCGTCGCCGCGGGCGACGCCCTCCTCGCGCCGGAGGTGACGCGGGCGGTGATCGCGCGCGCCGTGCGGGTCCGCCGCGAGGCGGGGCCCGCGGCCACGCGTGGCCCGTCGCCCCAGGTCGCCGGCCTGACCGAGCGCGAGCGCGAGGTCCTCGTGCTCATGGGCCGCGGGCTGACGAACGACGAGATCGCGGCCGAGCTCGTGCTCGGAAGGGCCACGGTCAAGACGCACGTGTCCAACGTCCTCATGAAGCTGTCGCTGCGCGACCGCGTGCAGGCGGTCGTGTTCGCCTACGAGCACGGCCTCGTCGGGGGCTGA
- a CDS encoding rhamnulokinase family protein, whose amino-acid sequence MSRAFAAVDLGASSGRVVVGRVLGAPGEERVELDEVHRFANEPVVVDGTLQWDVLALHRGVLAGLREAARRYGTLAGVGIDGWAVDHGLLDADGVLLGNPVHYRDARTDGVPERVFATVPAAELYARNGLQVQPFNTVFQLVAAAGTARLAAARGLLLVPDLLSAWLTGPTGARGAEVTNASTTGLLDVRTRTWDADLAARLGIDPALLPPLREPGTVIGHVADDVRAAIGHPEPLPVLAVGSHDTASAVVGVPAGERAAYVSCGTWSLVGLELDAPVLTEASRLANFTNELGVDGTVRYLRNVMGLWLLEECRRAWRDAGSAADLAELLAAAAAAEPLRTVVDADDAVFLPPGGMPDRIAAQAARTGQPVPGTPGEVVRCIVDSLALAYRRAVGEAAALSGREVDVVHVVGGGSQNALLCRLTADATGLPVVAGPVEAAALGNVLVQARAVGALAGDLRALRAVGARGQQLTRYEPTGDVDAAAWTQAEARLR is encoded by the coding sequence GTGAGCCGGGCCTTCGCGGCGGTCGACCTCGGCGCGTCCAGCGGGCGGGTGGTCGTCGGGCGCGTGCTCGGCGCACCCGGCGAGGAGCGTGTCGAGCTCGACGAGGTCCACCGGTTCGCCAACGAGCCGGTCGTCGTCGACGGCACGCTGCAGTGGGACGTGCTGGCGCTGCACCGCGGCGTGCTCGCCGGGCTGCGTGAGGCGGCGCGGCGGTACGGGACGCTCGCCGGGGTCGGGATCGACGGCTGGGCGGTGGACCACGGGCTCCTCGACGCCGACGGCGTGCTCCTGGGCAATCCGGTGCACTACCGCGACGCGCGGACCGACGGCGTGCCCGAGCGCGTCTTCGCCACCGTGCCGGCGGCCGAGCTCTACGCGCGCAACGGGCTTCAGGTGCAGCCGTTCAACACGGTGTTCCAGCTCGTGGCCGCCGCCGGCACCGCCCGGCTCGCCGCGGCACGCGGGCTCCTCCTCGTGCCGGACCTGCTGTCCGCGTGGCTCACCGGGCCCACCGGCGCGCGCGGCGCGGAGGTGACCAACGCGTCGACGACCGGACTGCTCGACGTGCGCACGCGGACGTGGGACGCGGACCTCGCGGCCCGGCTGGGCATCGACCCCGCGCTGCTGCCGCCGCTGCGCGAGCCGGGCACGGTGATCGGGCACGTCGCCGACGACGTGCGCGCCGCCATCGGTCACCCCGAGCCCTTGCCGGTGCTCGCGGTCGGGTCGCACGACACGGCGTCGGCCGTCGTCGGCGTGCCCGCGGGGGAGCGCGCCGCGTACGTCTCGTGCGGCACGTGGTCGCTCGTCGGCCTCGAGCTCGACGCGCCGGTGCTCACGGAGGCGAGCCGGCTCGCCAACTTCACCAACGAGCTCGGCGTCGACGGGACCGTCCGGTACCTGCGCAACGTCATGGGCCTGTGGCTGCTCGAGGAGTGCCGGCGCGCCTGGCGCGACGCCGGGAGCGCCGCGGACCTCGCCGAGCTCCTGGCGGCCGCCGCCGCGGCCGAGCCGCTGCGCACCGTCGTCGACGCCGACGACGCCGTCTTCCTGCCGCCGGGCGGGATGCCCGACCGCATCGCGGCGCAGGCGGCGCGCACCGGCCAGCCGGTCCCGGGCACGCCGGGCGAGGTCGTGCGCTGCATCGTCGACTCGCTCGCCCTGGCCTACCGCCGGGCGGTCGGGGAGGCGGCGGCGCTCTCCGGTCGCGAGGTCGACGTCGTCCACGTCGTCGGTGGTGGCTCGCAGAACGCGCTGCTGTGCCGGCTCACGGCCGACGCGACCGGGTTGCCCGTCGTGGCGGGCCCCGTCGAGGCCGCCGCGCTCGGCAACGTGCTGGTCCAGGCGCGCGCCGTCGGCGCGCTCGCGGGAGACCTGCGCGCGCTGCGTGCCGTGGGCGCGCGCGGGCAGCAGCTGACGCGCTACGAGCCGACCGGCGACGTCGACGCCGCCGCCTGGACGCAGGCCGAGGCGCGCCTGCGCTGA